ATAGTCTATGACACAATGCTCTTCCATTGTAAGCAAATTTTCTTCCCTAATCAACACGGTTTTCTAACTGGTAGATCAACTACCACAAACGTAGTTGATTTTGTTTCCAGTTCAATTTGTGCCATGGAGGCTGGCAAAGAAATAGATGTAATTGCAACTGACCTAAGCAAAGCCTTTGATAAAATCTCACATACCCTTATTCTCTTCAAACTAAAGTCACTTGGTTTTCAACCTTCTTTTATTGCATGGATCGAATCGTATTTAAATGGACGTCAGCATAATGTCCTTTTTAGAGGTTCAGAATCAATCCCAATTCTTGTAACATCTGGCGTTCCGCAAGGTAGCCATCTCGGCCCTCTGATTTTCATATTAACAATCAATGATGTTGATTGTGTCATAAAAGATTCTTCAATCTCAGTGTACGCTGACGATAAGAAAATATATAGATGTATCTCCTCCCTTAATGATGCCCTCCTTCTTCGTGACCTAGACCGATTTTCTACATGGTGTCAGAAAAACTTCCTTGAGCTTAATGTGAGCAAATGTCAAGCAATAACGTGTTGACGTAAACGCTCATCACTTCTCCCTCGTACCTACTTTATTAATAATGAGCCGGTCACACAAGTGGATTCTTTACGGGATCTCGGAGTAATATGTGACAAGGAACTTAATTTTAGATCCCACATCAATAATTCTGTAAATAGAGCAAACTCCGCACTCGGTTTTGTTAAACGTTGGTCCAAAGAATTCTCCGACCCTAATGTCACAAAAACCCTTTATCTAACATTTGTCAGACCTCTTCTTGAATATGCTAGCCAGGTATGGTCCCCATTTTATGCATCTTATTCTTTTCGTAGATTTCTTCGATTTGCTCTCCGTGGTCTTCCCTGGCCTGATAGATTTAACGTCCCACCTTATGTTGATCGTTTAAAACTCATAAATTTACAACCCCTTGATATACGCCGTAAAGTTGCTGACATTGTTTTCATCCATCAATTTTTAACTGGTAATATCGATTGCCCTGCTCTTttgcaaaaagaaaaatctcAGATCTGTTTATCTTTTTGTTCTTGACTATCACCGTACAAATTATGGATTTAACGAACTAATGAATCGCATGCTACGTGCTACTAATAGCGTGGATAACTCTTTTGTTTTCCACCCCTCCAAACATTCTCTAAAAACCTCTCTCTACAATATTTTCTTAACACCAGAACCATCCTAATTTGTCAACCCTAAAATTTTTCTTAGTTCTTAAGTATTTTTATCatctagttttaagttttttttttgtaaacaaacgTTGTAAGTTTCCATGCTTGTATTAagctaataaataaataaaggaaCTTCCAACttcaacaaacacaaaaaaacccaAATTTATAGTGATCTCTCCCAAATCAATTGAAAAGCCCATATCGTCCCTCAATACCttcctattaaaaaaatcaatttacaaTATACCCAAAGAATATGATCAAATTTCTCAATTGCGTGACGGCAACCTTCTTGTCTtagtaaaaacagaaaaagttGCGGAAACATTCCTTAAAGTTGCAATCTTGCTAAAACTTGTCCAGTAGTAGTTGTAAAATTGCATGACAAACTAAACGAGTCAAAGGGCATTGCCTATGCCCCTTGTTTGATCAACACCCCAAGAGATGTAATACTTGAAGAAATGGAATGTCAAGGAGTTAAAGATGTttataaatttaccaaaaacgTGGATGGCAAGCAAAGAGAAACCGGTTTAATTCTCTTTAGATTTAACCTCTAATACACCCCGAAATCAGTTGACATTggcttttttaaagcaaaagtcACTGAATACATACCAAATCCAATGCGTTGTCGTAGTTGTCATCTTCTCGGTCGCACGAGTAAACGGTGTACTGGTGAAGCAAAATGCTATATTTGCAGTCTCCCTCCTCACACTCCTCAAACTTGCACTAAAACTATATGTGCAAATTGCTCACAAGCTCACTCATCTTCTTCTTAGACTTGTCCTTCTTATAAAGAAGCCAAAGATATCCTAACAATAAAAACCCACAAAAAATGCACAATGGCTGAAGCTAAGAAAATTCATAGAGAACAAAATAACATCACCGCTTTTTTCTCATCCTCATCAGAgttattttccgaaaaaaaaacaaagcaaaatgcGGATGATTCAGCAGCACAAATTCTTAATTAAGAAAATGAACAAAACTCTCCTAAATCTAATCAAACTAACACAGAAAATTCAACTTTAAACTCTAAAAGCACCAAAACGAACAGTACAAATTCCACAATTCAAAACCTTCCTATAAATATATCTCAAAACACCATTATATCCACCACTTCGAATGATTATCATCCAACTTCTCCCAAATTAAACAATCACAAGAAACGAGATCTAAATTTAACTCAAGAATCAAAAATATCCGCCCCAACTCCTTTAtctgaattttccaaaatttcagAAACAAACTCAAACAACTCTATGACCACAGCCCTATTCATCTGAAAAATCCAAAACCCACTCATCTAATAAACAATCTCAATCccctttttcaaaagtaactcaatctttgcttgaaaaaaataacttctacGTAGCCTcgttaaaacataaaataaagaggttttttagaaaaaagtagttttggttttttgttaaattctcgaaaatgacaagatgtttttgaatccggttttctgtttaaaaataaataagagcatcgtattttaaaaactaaactagtacttaattacataaaattttaaatttttttttcaaaagttaaaaaattaatttttcaaaaactgtgcgaaaaaatgactttgtttgaaatttttataaaagactagggttttggctttacaaaaagatatAGCACGTTGTAGtaagttgatttttaataatacagccacacaaaaaaaaataaaagtgctgACCTGGGGTGGCGActaggtttttaaaatagtttttgggtcgctgaaaccgaatccgaagtcctttttgctccatcacgtcaggttttcgagataacctcaagaaatgtcattaaaaatttttttttttctctgatctggatgtgcgaatatgttaatcatatagtttttggatcgctgaatccagattggaagtcaatttcgccctatcacgtcaggtttctgagacatcctcaaaaaaatgtcgaaaccaagaaaaaaaaggtttttactTGGGTTGCgtttaggtttttcatataatttttgggtcgcttaaaccgaatctgaagtctatttttccgtatcacgtcaggtttttgagatatcctaaaaaaatgtcagaaaagaactttttttagttttgacattttttgaggatatttcaaaaacctgacgtgatacggcaaaatagatttcagattcggtttcagcgacccaaaaactatatgaaaagcCTAGTAGtaaccccagataagaacttttgtttttttaattttgatttttttgaggatatctcagaaacctgacgtgatagggcgaaattgacttcgaacctggattcagcgatccaaaaactatatgattaacatattcgcacatccagatcaaaaaaaaatttgacattgacattttttgaggttatctcgaaaacccgACGTTATGGAGCAAAACGGACCTcgaattcggtttcagcgacccaaaaactataagaaaaacctagtcgcaaccccaggtcagaacttttatttttttgtttggctgtgtaatcttttttccaaattaagtcaatttttttttaaattgccaatATATATACtcaagaatcatccctcaaaatcttcttatctcaccgggacaccctgtataaataaagttggtatgaaattttgctgaaattattaaTCTACACGTACactccaaatttcagaaaaaaattaaatgtaaaatttaaactttcttcatcaaaagatagaaaCTATTAAAAAGTAACaactgattgtttttttttcataaaaccgTTAGGTCACTTTAGAGTAAATTctacttttctaaaattggtataatataatatagctaagatatttattttaatgtagaaaTACTTGTTTTCGGttctttttttagaatttaaaaatatcaattgaatcaCCAATTGGAGGAAGAGAATAAATCCATATCACCTTATTGTTGGCAAAACGCAAATAACTGCATAACTTCTTTATTTGACTGTTCTAAGAATGTGGTTAGGCTTGTCTCACGTTAgtctcaaaatttgaaaattgacacttttcaaacaacaaacaacaaaataaaaatttatcagtaggaagaaggaaataaagccgggatttgtttctttctttaaactattgtttactttttaaatCACTTGCATTTCTATTAGAAATAcggtttttgtttctttcttcggCCTAACCAATGCGATGGTTCACGTATAGAGACGACATTTgcatcaaaatgtaattttaggaaTATTTAGGACTTATTGCTCCTTTTAATTTGTAATTCAATTCGGCTTTTGAGTTGAAGAAGAAGAGACCGGAAAAAAAACAAGAGCTAAATACAGGAagatttatctaaaaaaaaacttgtgggACTATATTCTACGTTTCCCGAcctaatgtttgtttttatccATCATCTTATTGGAAGTTTTTCAATGAAGTTATAAAATGACTAAATTCTGGTAATTTTTGCTTTCCTCTGCTAGATACTTatcaattatttaatatttttttaatagataactaagaaatacataaattattcacatttttgtttGGCCAAAAATGTTGATTTAAAACTGGAAAAGTTTGGTTGATTGTGAATCCGTCCGTGTTTTGAAACATCAATGAATCCGcaaatgtgttcgaatacggaaTTTCGAACAGCGAAAAGTCCACTGAATAAAATGGtccttttttatacttttttcaggAGATCGCCATCAATAAAGTTTACCCATTCTtaagctttatacaaaaaataatttcgttcaattttaaataaatacatatacaaaattgaaaaatagctttttttctcactgagattttgtaacaaaaaatgtatacatttcattaagtttttaattaaattgggaATCttaaaagcaaacattttaaataatccaagttgtttgacaaACTTTGTAATTCTGTGcttcacttgagaaaaaaagttgaacaataaatttaaatttaatcgtCAGTTTTAAAACGGAATAAGTctacttttttcgaaattgactttttgatgcaaatgttatcttaaaaaaaaaaattccatactaaaacagtgcaaaaaaaaacatgaaaaaagtcaagaaaagcgattttttattttttttttcttccttttttaaaGTTCTAGTGACCTCAActagaactttaaaattgaattatattcaattgctccacttaaaatgaaaataattttaataattttttattatttttgttattttttcttcgttataatatttttttcgggcTGAGATAGTAAATGCATTGCTCTacataaaaacagaagattaaatttcgttgaaaacgctgggctcaaattttttttgacgtgataacgtcttataaatcgatgaaccatggcagcaacCACAagaaagtgacgccattttctaacgttacactctcgcactttcgcaatgcggcaaaaaatttcaattaaaaattaaaaataaactgttagagatacaaaaatcttctatagcttatttgaaagataataagaaaaagcttaatccaaatgaaggatttttaaaaattccgtcatttaatagggtaaacaggtgttaaacggaaagatgaaatttgggctaaaatctaaacgcgaagttgtagagaattgattttttcgctatagatagatgagattaatttaagaacaactgcatttgagaaaaaattctaaaaaaaattgaaactaagctataacgttttgtttgaacgttgtacacgtgttggggctatgacaaaatgatgattttgggtaaaggaatttttttttgaaattctaaaGATGCTAGGTGAAAGataagggaaaaaaaaattaggcgtctgatacggatttttttccaacactctgtgtttcgaaatatgaatttttgaaaaacaccttgttttttaggtatttttgggtaatttttgatttttagctttttttggagggtTCAacaaatctcaaacttataggacatgtaggttttggccttatgtaTACATGTGCAtgtgactgaataacggaagaaacaagtttttaaaaaaacacgttttttgagcgtttttaaccgattttcatcgttttttatttttatctttttttctttaatagatacaggaataaagtatatgaagtaatgatagaccatgactacgactatatatgtgcgaagtttcaatcattttcgtatacaaaattttgagattacgataaaataaaattttaaaattcaacaggttataacttttgaccaagagcagataaaaattttgttaaacttttatgagcatcctgatacaattacctttcatttggtatatcacacataacgctagactaactacaagctacacaatgttaaatcaaaaaacttgctaaaaacctcaaaacaccagtggagatctgttgccccccgaacagccaccagtgtgggaagtaccgtaatctcagtttggaatttcgacatggttgactttaaaaaactcttaCTCCTTTTGTAGGCATCTCAGGAATATGATTtaagcgtcatatgaaaggtgaaacaataagctttccataacataatttttttttataggttgttattgaaaaaaattgataaaatagcgtgaggacataaaagtaaatgttttttttttgctttttttaatgaaatttgatcgagttcaaaaaattctagctctttttgtagatgtctcatagaccttttagctttttcttgtaagtatgattgtttgaaaaaagtaaacgcttcaattgactcattttaaacaaaagcacacaaactGTTTTctgatgacgttatcacgtaaaatcatcgtccgtaaatcggctttacagacaacctcttttttcattaaaaattaaccGAAGAATGACCATTCGAACCTACATATCTTTATTTTctcgttttttgttttactcaagtaaaaaacaGACCacaacaaaaatctttttttatctgAAGGTCAAACATCTGAAAACAGTAAGATATAGAAACTGTTCAGTGTTTTTACCGTTTTCCCTATAATTTTCAAAGTTGGTACTGTCGATGTCTTCTTTCAAATTCATCGAATATGCTCTCTTTTGTTGTATTCTCAGACTTTCTAGTGTAAATCTCGTACTGCTCTTTCGTTCTTTGCCCAAGATCTTTACGTTTTCGATGTCTGCAGCATGTTCCGTTTCCAATATATGTGCTCAAGTCTGAGATAAATTTTCTTAGTGTTTGCACCAGCATTTACTTCAAAACTTGCTCATTTGGTATTCATaagctaaaataaaataaaacctttaGGTTTTCTTACAGTAACGAGTAGCTGAAGTGGGCCAAACGCAAGAGCAAATGTTCACTTGAGTGACGACTCAATGTTCTTAATCTATGAGGGTTTTCCTTAAGGTTACATCTGATATGATTGTTTTGAGTGTGTTTGTTCGTATATTTTACAATTGTTATCATTacagttaatttattttttttattattgaaaaatttgaaaaaaaaattgaaaccctcatttcttgaaattttcaacATATCTTTTATATTTCTAATTGTgttcttttatcattttaagtaaATTCCCACTTTTTTTATCCTTAGATTCAAGATATTACAATCGAGGAGGTGGATAACAAGGAAACAAAATCTGCTAAGGATGCTCTTCTTctttggtgtcaaatgaaaacTGCAGGTTATCACAATGTCAATGTTCGCAACTTCACAACTTCCTGGCGTGATGGTCTTGCCTTTAATGCAATAATTCATAAACATCGGCCAGATCTGGTTCAATTTGAAAAACTCTCTAAATCTAATCCAATTCATAATTTAAATAACGCCTTTAATGTGGCCGAAGACAAGCTTGGTTTGGCCAAGTTACTCGACGCCGAAGATGTGTTTGTGGAGCACCCAGACGAGAAATCAATCATCACTTATGTTGTCACTTACTACCATTATTTCAGTAAACTCAAGCAAGAGACAGTGCAAGGTAAACGCATTGGTAAGGTTGTTGGAATCGCGATGGAAAACGATAAAATGATAAGTGACTACGAAGGATTTACAAGTGATCTTTTAAAATGGATTGAAACAACTATAATTTCCTTAAGTGGACGCGAATTTGAAAACTCTCTAACTGGTGTCCAGGGTCAGCTTTCGCAATTTTCCAATTACCGCACAGTCGAAAAACCACCTAAGTTTGTAGAGAAAGGCAATTTGGAGGTTTTGCTATTTACACTTCAGTCTAAAATGAGAGCCAACAACCAAAAGCCTTATATTCCAAAAGAAGGTAAAATGATTTCCGATATTAACAAAGCTTGGGAACGTTTGGAAAAGGCTGAACATGAGCGCGAATTGGCTCTCCGTGAGGAACTTATTCGGCAGGAAAAATTGGAGCAGCTAGCAGCGCGATTTGATCGCAAGGCATCAATGCGTGAAACATGGTTGTCAGAAAACCAAAGACTAGTTAGCCAAGATAACTTTGGCTTTGATTTGGCAGCAGTAGAAGCGGCAGCTAAGAAACATGAGGCTATTGAGACAGATATATTTGCGTATGAAGAGCGTGTTCAAGCAGTTGTAGCAGTTTGCGATGAACTTGAAACTGAGAAATACCACGATATAAAGCGTATTTTGTTGAGAAAGGAAAATGTTATGCGTTTGTGGAACTACTTGCTAGAGTTATTGCGAGCTCGTCGTATGCGCTTGGAGATATCCTTGCAGTTACAACAAAACTTCCAGGAGATGCTTTACATCTTAGACAATATGGAGGAGATCAAACAGCTTTTGCTTACTGATGATTATGGCAAGCATTTGATGGGTGTAGAGGATCTTTTGCAGAAGCATTCTTTGGTGGAAGCAGACATTAATGTTTTAGGTGAACGAGTAAAAGTAGTTGTGCAGAACTCCCAGAAATTCCTTAGTGATGATCCTGATTCATATAAACCATGTGATCCTGAGATTATAGTGAGTCGTGTTCAACAGCTTGAAGACGCTTACGCCGAGCTAGTACGTTTAGCTGTAGAGAGGCGTAGTCGCTTGGAGGAGAGCCGTAAATTATGGCAATTCTATTGGGATACTGCAGATGAAGAGAATTGGATTAAGGAAAAGGAACAGATTGTAAGTGCCGATGAGATTGGGCATGATTTGACAACAGTAAATCTGCTTTTAAGCAAACATAAGGCTCTGGAATCAGAAATCACTTCTCACGACAATCAATTGCAAAATGTAGCTAAGGTTGGGGCTGAACTCATAACTGAGGGTCACTTTGGAGCAGATCGTATCAAGGATCGTCTAAAGGAGATCCTCTCGAAATGGGATCATCTTCTTGATCTTACCAAGTATCGACGCCAGAGGTTAGAAGATGCTGTTGAATATTTCCAATTGTTTGCCGATGCAGATGATATTGATAACTGCATGTTGGACACTCTGCGACTTGTGTCCAGTGAAGACGTTGGCCGTGATGAGGCAAATGTGCAATCTTTgttgaaaaaacacaaaatagtagCTGACGAACTTGCGAGCTACGAAGAAGCAATACAAGCATTGCACAAGAATGCAGACAAGCTGACTCTTAATTCACCGGAAAAAGATAAAGTAGATGAGCGTACTAAAGCTATCGATTCTAGGTTTGCTGAATTATCAGAACTGGCCAAGTTGAGAAAGCAGCGTCTCCTTGATGCCCTTAGTTTGTACAAACTGATGTCAGAAGCCGATGGAGTTGAACAATGGATAAACGAAAAAACGAAGATGCTGGACACAATGACTCCTGGCAAAGACATTGAGGATGTTGAAATCATGAAGCATCGTTATGATGGATTCGATAAGGAAATGAATGCAAATGCTTCTAGAGTTGCTGTTGTCAATCAGTTAGCAAGACAGTTGTTACACGTTGAACATCCTAACTCAAATGAAATACTTGCTCGCCAGAATCACCTTAACCAAGAATGGTCGAGCTTGAGGGAAAAAGCTGAGGCAAAGAGAGATGATCTTAAGTCTGCTCATGGGGTACAAACATTCTACATTGAATGTCGTGAAACTATATCATGGATCGAGGATAAACAAAGAATCCTTACGGAGACCGATTCATTGCAAATGGATTTGACCGGAGTAATGACTTTGCAACGTCGTCTTAGTGGAATGGAACGAGACTTAGCTGCAATTCAGGCTAAGCTTACTAGTTTAAGCAAGGAGGCTGATGCAATTGAAGCTGAACATCCAGAAGAAGCTAAAATAATACGCGAACGTATTGCACAGATCCAACTTATATGGGAACAGCTTACACAAATGCTTAAAGATCGTGACTCTAAACTGGAAGAAGCCGGAGACTTACATCGTTTCTTGCGTGATTTAGATCACTTCCAGACTTGGTTGACAAAGACCCAAACAGACGTTGCCTCTGAAGATACTCCTGCATCTCTTCCAGAAGCTGAAAAACTTTTGAACCAACATCAATCGATCCGGGAAGAAATTGATAACTATACAGAGGATTACAAAAATATGATGGAATATGGAGAAAGGTTAACATCAGAACCAGGTACCACAGAAGATCCACAATACATGTTTTTGAGGGAGCGTCTAAACGCATTGAAAGAAGGATGGGAAGAACTTCATCAAATGTGGGAAAATCGTCAAGTTTTGCTGTCGCAAAGCTTGGATCAACAGTTATTCAATAGAGATGCTCGTCAAACCGAAGTCCTTCTAAGCCAACAGGAACATTTCTTAAGTAAGGACGATACTCCAGTGAACTTAGAACAAGCTGAGAACCAACTTAAGCGTCATGAAGCCTTCCTAACCACAATGGATGCTAACGATGACAAAATTAATACACTTATCCAGGTTTCAGAAACCCTTGTGGAGAAGGAGCACTTTGATTCCGATAAGATTCATAAGAGAGCCGAAGTAATTGGAGACAGGCGTGACGGCAATCGTGTTCGAGCTATCGAACAGCATGAAAAACTCAGAAATCAGGTTAAACTTCATGAATTTCTTCAAGACTTGGAAGAACTCAACGAATGGGTGCAGGAAAAGTATGTTACGTCTCAAGATGAAACTTATCGCAGTGCAAAAACAATTCATTCCAAATGGACTCGCCATCAAGCATTTGAAGCTGAAATAGCTGCCAATAAAGAACGTCTATTTGAAGCGGAAAAAGCAGCTAAAGACTTGAtggaagagaaaccagaattcAAGGAAGTTATTTCACCAAAACTCAAAGAGCTTTCCAAACAATTCCAAGACCTTGAGACACACACTAAAGAAAAGGGAGCTATGTTATTTGATGCCAACCGTGAGGTTCTCGTTCAGCAGACATGCGATGATATTGATTCATACATTACTGATTTAGAGAAACAGATTGTCAATGCTGACACCGGTAACGATTTGACTTCTGTGAACATTCTCATGCAGAAACAACAAGTTATTCAGACCCAAATGGCTGTCAAAGCACGCCAAGTTGAAGAGATCGATAAACAAACTGAATATCTTCAAAAGACTGTTCCAGACGAGAAATTCGAACCGATTATTACCAAGAAAACTGCTGTATTGGAAAGGTTTGAGCGTATCAAAGCACCACTAGTTGAGCGGCAGATTCaattagaaaagaaaaaggaaGCCTTTCAGTTTTGCCGCGATGTCGAGGATGAAAAACTTTGGATTGATGAAAAGCTACCGGTTGCAAATTCAAAGGACTATGGAAATTCATTATTTAATGTTCATGTCCTCAAAAAAAAGAACCAGTCTCTAGCTACCGAAATTGATAACCATGAGCCAAGGATAATGGCCATTTGCACAAATGGCCGAAAACTTATCGATGAGGGTCATGAAGATGCTGATAAATTCGAAAACCTCATTAAGGAACTTACTCAAAAGTGGCAGGAGCTAAAGGACTCTATTGACAATCGCCGTAAGCAATTGGATCAGTCTGAACATGTGCAACAATATTTCTTCGATGCTCAAGAGGCTGAATCGTGGATGAGCGAACAAGAATTATATATGATGGTTGAAGATCGCGGTAAAGATGAAATTAGTGCTCAGAACCTTATGAAAAAGCATGAAAATCTTGAACAATCAGTAGAAGACTACGCTAATACAATTCGTCAACTGGGAGAGGTCGCTCGTCAATTGACGGCCGATGATATTCCATTTGGAGATAGTGTCGCTGTAAAGCAGTCTCAATTGGATAAACTGTACGCCGGTCTCAAGGACCTCGCTGGTGAAAGGCGTGCAAGATTGAATGAAGCACTTCAACTATTCATGTTGAATCGTGAAGTTGATGATTTGGAGCAATGGATTACGGATCGTGAAGTTGTAGCTGGATCCTCCGAATTAGGACAAGACTACGATCATGTCACCCTCTTGTCAGAACGCTTTAAGGAATTTGCAAGAGACACCGAATCTGTAGGAGGAGAGCGAGTTGCAAAAGCAAATGGCATCGCTGATGACCTCATCAAAGCAGGTCATTCTGATGCGGCCACAATTGCGGAATGGAAAGATAGTCTAAATGAGTCATGGCAAGATCTTTTAGAACTGATTGAAACCCGCACACAGATGTTGTCTGCTTCTAGGGAGTTGCATAAATTCTTCCATGATTGCAAGGACGTTCTGAGTCGAATTGTTGAAAAACAGCATGGAGTATCAGATGAGCTTGGGCGTGATGCAGGGTCTGTATCAGCTCTACA
This DNA window, taken from Episyrphus balteatus chromosome 2, idEpiBalt1.1, whole genome shotgun sequence, encodes the following:
- the LOC129909900 gene encoding spectrin beta chain isoform X5, coding for MTTDISIVRWDPSQGPGSEYIDEYEYDGGNSSSRLFERSRIKALAVERETVQKKTFTKWVNSHLCRVNCRIADLYVDMRDGKNLIKLLEVLSGERLPKPTKGKMRIHCLENVDKALQFLRDQRVHLENIGSHDIVDGNASLNLGLIWTIILRFQIQDITIEEVDNKETKSAKDALLLWCQMKTAGYHNVNVRNFTTSWRDGLAFNAIIHKHRPDLVQFEKLSKSNPIHNLNNAFNVAEDKLGLAKLLDAEDVFVEHPDEKSIITYVVTYYHYFSKLKQETVQGKRIGKVVGIAMENDKMISDYEGFTSDLLKWIETTIISLSGREFENSLTGVQGQLSQFSNYRTVEKPPKFVEKGNLEVLLFTLQSKMRANNQKPYIPKEGKMISDINKAWERLEKAEHERELALREELIRQEKLEQLAARFDRKASMRETWLSENQRLVSQDNFGFDLAAVEAAAKKHEAIETDIFAYEERVQAVVAVCDELETEKYHDIKRILLRKENVMRLWNYLLELLRARRMRLEISLQLQQNFQEMLYILDNMEEIKQLLLTDDYGKHLMGVEDLLQKHSLVEADINVLGERVKVVVQNSQKFLSDDPDSYKPCDPEIIVSRVQQLEDAYAELVRLAVERRSRLEESRKLWQFYWDTADEENWIKEKEQIVSADEIGHDLTTVNLLLSKHKALESEITSHDNQLQNVAKVGAELITEGHFGADRIKDRLKEILSKWDHLLDLTKYRRQRLEDAVEYFQLFADADDIDNCMLDTLRLVSSEDVGRDEANVQSLLKKHKIVADELASYEEAIQALHKNADKLTLNSPEKDKVDERTKAIDSRFAELSELAKLRKQRLLDALSLYKLMSEADGVEQWINEKTKMLDTMTPGKDIEDVEIMKHRYDGFDKEMNANASRVAVVNQLARQLLHVEHPNSNEILARQNHLNQEWSSLREKAEAKRDDLKSAHGVQTFYIECRETISWIEDKQRILTETDSLQMDLTGVMTLQRRLSGMERDLAAIQAKLTSLSKEADAIEAEHPEEAKIIRERIAQIQLIWEQLTQMLKDRDSKLEEAGDLHRFLRDLDHFQTWLTKTQTDVASEDTPASLPEAEKLLNQHQSIREEIDNYTEDYKNMMEYGERLTSEPGTTEDPQYMFLRERLNALKEGWEELHQMWENRQVLLSQSLDQQLFNRDARQTEVLLSQQEHFLSKDDTPVNLEQAENQLKRHEAFLTTMDANDDKINTLIQVSETLVEKEHFDSDKIHKRAEVIGDRRDGNRVRAIEQHEKLRNQVKLHEFLQDLEELNEWVQEKYVTSQDETYRSAKTIHSKWTRHQAFEAEIAANKERLFEAEKAAKDLMEEKPEFKEVISPKLKELSKQFQDLETHTKEKGAMLFDANREVLVQQTCDDIDSYITDLEKQIVNADTGNDLTSVNILMQKQQVIQTQMAVKARQVEEIDKQTEYLQKTVPDEKFEPIITKKTAVLERFERIKAPLVERQIQLEKKKEAFQFCRDVEDEKLWIDEKLPVANSKDYGNSLFNVHVLKKKNQSLATEIDNHEPRIMAICTNGRKLIDEGHEDADKFENLIKELTQKWQELKDSIDNRRKQLDQSEHVQQYFFDAQEAESWMSEQELYMMVEDRGKDEISAQNLMKKHENLEQSVEDYANTIRQLGEVARQLTADDIPFGDSVAVKQSQLDKLYAGLKDLAGERRARLNEALQLFMLNREVDDLEQWITDREVVAGSSELGQDYDHVTLLSERFKEFARDTESVGGERVAKANGIADDLIKAGHSDAATIAEWKDSLNESWQDLLELIETRTQMLSASRELHKFFHDCKDVLSRIVEKQHGVSDELGRDAGSVSALQRKHHNFMQDLMTLYTQVQQIQEESAKLQDSYAGDKAKEITNREQEVLQAWSNLQAMCDARKMKLADTGDLFRFFNMIRILMIWMEDVVRQMNTSEKPRDVSGVELLMNNHQSLKAEIDTREDNFSACLSLGKELLSRNHYASADIKDRLLQLTNSRNALLNRWEERWENLQLILEVYQFARDAAVAEAWLIAQEPYLLSAELGHTIDEVENLIKKHEAFEKSAAAQEERFSALERLTTFELKEMKRRQELAEEAERQRVREELAAKAAAEAAEQAKRDAEQQDSLDAASPDQDNVVMRSSPTLEKEGPTAIQSVRVPYKPQKCPRMHASSATQYSSKY